From a single Polynucleobacter asymbioticus QLW-P1DMWA-1 genomic region:
- a CDS encoding NAD(P)H-quinone oxidoreductase produces the protein MRVIEIKEFGAPEMLVPNTRPDLAAPAAGSGEVLIKVLAAGINRPDVLQRKGHYPVPAGASDIPGLEVAGEIIGGDLSHADNAFGLKLGDKVCALVQGGGYADLCTAPIAQCLPYPTGFSDQEAAALPETFYTVWSNVFMRGELSEGETLLVQGGSSGIGVTAILIAKALGHKVFVTAGTDEKCAACVALGADLAINYKTQDFVEEIKKATDGKGVNVILDMVTGAYVQREIDCLADDGRIVIIAIQGGSKAEVSTNQILRRRLTITGSTLRPRPVSFKKQITKQLYDNIWPLLNAGKLKPSIYKTFTLDQAADAHSLMESSEHVGKIVLTV, from the coding sequence ATGCGCGTAATTGAAATCAAAGAATTTGGCGCACCAGAAATGTTGGTGCCAAACACCCGTCCTGACCTAGCCGCTCCAGCGGCTGGTTCTGGTGAGGTCTTGATTAAAGTGCTGGCTGCGGGGATAAACCGTCCAGATGTCTTACAGCGTAAGGGCCATTACCCGGTGCCAGCGGGCGCATCCGATATCCCTGGTTTAGAGGTTGCAGGCGAAATTATTGGCGGCGATTTATCGCATGCAGATAATGCTTTCGGCTTAAAGCTGGGAGATAAGGTTTGTGCCTTAGTACAGGGCGGTGGATATGCCGACCTTTGCACGGCACCTATTGCTCAGTGTTTGCCTTATCCAACTGGATTTAGCGATCAAGAGGCTGCGGCTCTACCTGAAACCTTTTATACCGTGTGGAGCAACGTCTTCATGCGTGGTGAATTGTCTGAGGGTGAAACACTATTAGTACAGGGCGGCTCTAGTGGTATTGGTGTTACGGCCATACTTATCGCCAAAGCCTTAGGTCACAAAGTATTTGTTACTGCTGGAACTGATGAAAAGTGCGCTGCATGCGTTGCATTAGGTGCGGATCTGGCGATCAACTACAAGACACAGGATTTTGTCGAAGAGATTAAGAAAGCAACTGATGGCAAAGGTGTCAATGTCATTCTTGATATGGTGACTGGCGCCTATGTACAGCGCGAAATAGACTGCTTGGCAGATGATGGCCGCATAGTGATCATTGCAATTCAAGGCGGCTCAAAGGCAGAGGTCAGCACAAATCAAATTTTGCGCCGTCGCCTCACTATCACTGGTTCAACATTACGCCCACGTCCAGTCTCTTTTAAGAAGCAAATTACAAAACAGTTATATGACAACATATGGCCTTTGTTAAATGCTGGCAAATTAAAGCCATCTATTTACAAAACCTTTACGTTGGATCAAGCGGCAGATGCCCATAGTCTTATGGAGTCATCTGAGCACGTTGGCAAAATTGTTTTAACGGTTTAA
- the rpsO gene encoding 30S ribosomal protein S15 → MAVADIKTAEIVKDNARSANDTGSPEVQVSLLTARINELTPHFKANAKDHHSRRGLLKMVSRRRRLLDYLKGKDLDRYRALIEKLGLRK, encoded by the coding sequence ATGGCAGTTGCTGATATTAAAACGGCGGAAATCGTCAAAGATAACGCGCGCAGCGCAAACGATACGGGTAGCCCTGAAGTTCAAGTTTCATTGCTTACAGCCCGCATCAATGAATTAACCCCCCATTTCAAGGCTAACGCCAAAGACCATCACAGCCGTCGCGGTTTGTTGAAGATGGTTTCACGTCGCCGTCGCCTCTTGGATTACCTCAAAGGCAAAGATTTGGATCGCTATCGCGCATTGATTGAGAAATTAGGTCTCCGTAAGTAA
- the pssA gene encoding CDP-diacylglycerol--serine O-phosphatidyltransferase, whose protein sequence is MTTFRRRGRLDRSRLSRTRTQSTQDEWAEELGDPLDYEVEATHARTRPRNKGIYLLPNAFTTAALFSGFFAIVNAMNDQFQIAAIAIFASLVLDGMDGRVARMTNTQSAFGEQYDSLADMVSFGVAPALVAYEWALKDLGKWGWLAAFTYCAGAALRLARFNVNTGVVDKKFFQGLPSPAAGSLIAGFIWLADDNKIPVRDTAIPWITFFIAVYAGLTMVSNARFYSGKALDVRYRVPFGVMVLLILTFVLISSNPPLTLFGLFVVYSISGYVVWAWERLSGKRFS, encoded by the coding sequence TTGACAACATTTCGTCGTCGCGGTCGTTTAGATAGAAGCAGGCTTTCTCGTACCCGTACTCAAAGTACTCAAGATGAGTGGGCTGAAGAGCTTGGCGATCCTTTGGACTATGAAGTAGAAGCCACTCACGCGCGCACACGTCCTCGTAATAAGGGCATTTATTTATTGCCTAATGCATTTACTACTGCAGCCTTATTCAGTGGTTTCTTTGCCATCGTGAATGCGATGAATGATCAATTTCAAATTGCTGCAATTGCTATTTTTGCCTCTCTAGTATTGGATGGCATGGATGGTCGTGTTGCCCGTATGACTAATACACAAAGTGCATTTGGTGAGCAGTACGATTCTTTAGCCGATATGGTTTCGTTTGGAGTGGCCCCTGCATTAGTTGCTTACGAGTGGGCCCTTAAGGATTTAGGTAAGTGGGGTTGGTTAGCAGCATTTACCTATTGCGCAGGCGCTGCATTACGCTTGGCACGCTTTAATGTGAATACAGGCGTCGTGGATAAAAAATTCTTTCAAGGTCTTCCTAGTCCTGCCGCAGGTTCATTAATTGCTGGTTTTATCTGGTTGGCTGATGACAATAAGATTCCAGTGCGAGACACCGCAATTCCTTGGATTACCTTTTTCATTGCTGTTTATGCTGGCTTGACAATGGTTTCCAATGCCCGCTTTTACAGCGGCAAAGCGCTTGATGTGCGCTATCGGGTTCCTTTTGGGGTGATGGTTCTATTGATTTTGACCTTCGTTTTGATCTCATCCAACCCCCCGTTAACCTTATTCGGCTTATTTGTGGTCTATTCCATCTCAGGCTATGTCGTTTGGGCCTGGGAGCGACTCAGTGGAAAACGTTTTAGCTAA
- the tpiA gene encoding triose-phosphate isomerase: protein MRPLIVIGNWKMNGNLASNQDWVKTVARGMESGMPAGRKFAVCPSFPYLSQCSTLIKEHSLAFLSLGAQDVSAHGAGAYTGEVGASMLKEMGCEYVIVGHSERRQMHQEADESVAAKALQALDSGMTPVICVGETADERNSGRAEEIVCSQVAKQVSVLQDRLADCLIAYEPVWAIGTGKVASAQVAQDMHRAIRMQLAEFDEDVASHVGILYGGSVKPDNAVELFAMPDIDGGLVGGASLNPQDFLAICQA from the coding sequence ATGCGACCACTTATCGTCATTGGCAACTGGAAAATGAACGGCAATCTTGCTAGTAATCAAGATTGGGTCAAGACCGTTGCCCGTGGCATGGAAAGTGGCATGCCAGCCGGACGTAAGTTTGCTGTATGTCCGTCATTTCCGTATTTATCTCAATGTTCTACTTTGATTAAAGAGCATTCTTTAGCTTTTTTAAGCTTAGGCGCTCAAGATGTTTCTGCTCATGGCGCTGGTGCTTATACCGGTGAAGTAGGCGCATCCATGCTAAAAGAAATGGGTTGTGAATACGTCATTGTTGGGCATTCAGAGCGTCGCCAGATGCATCAAGAGGCTGATGAGTCTGTCGCAGCTAAAGCATTGCAGGCATTAGATAGCGGCATGACGCCAGTGATTTGTGTCGGTGAAACTGCTGACGAGCGTAACTCGGGTAGGGCGGAAGAGATTGTTTGCTCCCAAGTGGCTAAACAGGTATCAGTTCTTCAGGATCGATTGGCTGATTGCTTGATTGCTTATGAGCCTGTTTGGGCTATTGGCACTGGAAAAGTAGCTAGCGCTCAAGTGGCGCAAGATATGCATCGTGCAATTCGTATGCAATTAGCCGAATTTGATGAAGATGTAGCGTCACATGTTGGAATTTTGTATGGCGGCAGCGTCAAGCCTGATAATGCTGTCGAATTATTTGCAATGCCAGATATTGATGGTGGATTGGTTGGGGGTGCTTCACTAAATCCGCAAGACTTTCTGGCCATCTGTCAGGCATAG
- the pnp gene encoding polyribonucleotide nucleotidyltransferase, which produces MTMFKKAVKSFQWGNHQVTMETGEIARQSGGAVIVNVDDTVVMGTVVASKSAKPGQSFFPLTVDYLEKTYAAGKIPGGFFRREGRPSEGETLISRLIDRPLRPLFPEGFLNEVQVVIHVLSINPDVPSDIPALIAASAALAISGIPFAGPVGAARVGYANGQYLLNPTRTEQATSELDLIVAGTQAAVLMVESEANQLSEEVMLGAVVYGHDQMQTAINAINELVAEAGKPEWDWTAAPKDEPFIAKVTALAEAPLREAYQIRQKGARSDKLKEITKEVMAKLQEEGDVDAVAVNDILFEIEAKIVRSQILNGEPRIDGRDTRTVRPIEIRNGVLPRTHGSALFTRGETQALVVATLGTARDEQIIDALEGEYRDRFMFHYNMPPFATGETGRVGSPKRREIGHGRLAKRALIPVLPSAEDFAYSIRVVSEITESNGSSSMASVCGGCLAMMDAGVPVKAHVAGVAMGLILDGNRFAVLTDILGDEDHLGDMDFKVAGTANGITALQMDIKVQGITKEIMQVALAQAKEGRLHILSKMQEAMGSVRTELSAHAPRMVSFKIHPDKIREVIGKGGATIQALTKETGCSIDIKDDGTVTIASTSAEGMAEAKARIEGITAEAEVGKIYEGPVVKLLEFGALVNILPGKDGLLHISEISNERVKEVKDYLAEGQVVRVKLLAADERGRLRLSLKAAMADEGGTIAPLAGAAEVVAEEAPASGESA; this is translated from the coding sequence ATGACTATGTTTAAAAAAGCAGTAAAGAGTTTTCAATGGGGCAACCATCAAGTAACGATGGAAACAGGCGAGATTGCTCGTCAATCTGGTGGTGCCGTTATCGTGAACGTTGACGACACAGTAGTAATGGGCACAGTAGTTGCCTCCAAGTCTGCTAAGCCAGGCCAATCCTTTTTCCCTTTGACTGTTGATTACCTTGAGAAGACTTACGCTGCAGGTAAGATCCCAGGTGGTTTCTTCCGTCGTGAAGGTCGTCCATCAGAAGGTGAGACATTAATCTCCCGTTTGATCGATCGTCCATTGCGCCCGTTATTCCCAGAAGGCTTCTTGAATGAAGTTCAAGTGGTGATTCATGTGTTGTCTATCAACCCTGATGTTCCTTCTGATATTCCTGCATTGATTGCCGCTTCTGCAGCATTAGCTATTTCAGGTATCCCATTTGCTGGCCCAGTCGGCGCAGCACGTGTTGGTTACGCCAATGGTCAATACCTCTTGAACCCAACTCGCACCGAACAAGCTACTAGCGAACTCGATTTGATCGTTGCTGGTACGCAAGCTGCTGTATTAATGGTTGAGTCTGAAGCTAACCAGCTTTCTGAAGAGGTGATGTTAGGTGCTGTTGTATATGGTCATGACCAAATGCAAACTGCCATTAACGCAATTAACGAATTAGTTGCTGAAGCTGGTAAACCAGAGTGGGATTGGACTGCCGCGCCTAAAGATGAGCCATTCATTGCCAAGGTTACTGCTTTGGCTGAAGCACCATTGCGTGAGGCATATCAGATTCGTCAAAAAGGCGCTCGTTCAGACAAGCTCAAAGAAATTACTAAAGAAGTAATGGCTAAGTTGCAAGAAGAGGGCGACGTTGACGCAGTTGCTGTTAATGACATCTTGTTTGAAATCGAAGCGAAAATTGTTCGTAGTCAGATTTTGAATGGTGAGCCACGTATTGATGGCCGTGATACACGCACTGTTCGTCCAATTGAAATTCGTAATGGCGTATTGCCACGTACACACGGTTCAGCATTGTTTACCCGTGGTGAAACACAGGCTCTCGTAGTGGCAACTTTAGGTACAGCACGTGATGAGCAAATCATTGATGCACTTGAAGGTGAATACCGCGATCGCTTCATGTTCCACTACAACATGCCTCCGTTTGCAACTGGCGAAACAGGTCGCGTTGGCAGCCCAAAGCGTCGTGAAATTGGTCATGGCCGTTTAGCTAAGCGTGCTTTGATTCCAGTATTGCCAAGCGCAGAAGATTTTGCATATAGCATTCGCGTTGTTTCAGAAATCACTGAATCCAATGGCTCCTCATCCATGGCATCTGTTTGCGGTGGTTGTTTAGCAATGATGGATGCGGGTGTTCCAGTTAAGGCACACGTTGCTGGTGTTGCTATGGGCTTGATCCTTGACGGCAATCGTTTTGCTGTGTTGACTGATATCTTGGGTGATGAAGATCACTTGGGCGACATGGACTTTAAAGTAGCTGGTACTGCAAATGGTATTACTGCATTGCAGATGGATATTAAGGTTCAAGGTATTACTAAAGAAATTATGCAAGTGGCTTTGGCGCAAGCTAAAGAAGGCCGTTTGCACATCTTGAGCAAAATGCAAGAAGCAATGGGTTCAGTTCGTACAGAATTGTCAGCTCATGCTCCGCGTATGGTGTCATTCAAGATTCACCCAGATAAGATTCGTGAAGTGATCGGTAAAGGCGGCGCAACTATCCAAGCCTTAACTAAAGAAACCGGTTGCAGCATCGATATTAAAGATGACGGCACAGTAACTATCGCCTCAACAAGTGCTGAAGGCATGGCTGAAGCCAAAGCTCGCATTGAAGGTATTACTGCTGAAGCTGAAGTAGGCAAAATCTACGAAGGTCCAGTAGTGAAGTTGCTTGAGTTCGGTGCTTTAGTCAACATTCTTCCTGGTAAGGATGGCCTCTTGCATATTTCTGAGATCTCTAACGAGCGCGTAAAAGAAGTGAAGGATTATTTGGCAGAAGGCCAAGTGGTTCGCGTGAAGTTATTGGCTGCTGATGAGCGTGGTCGTTTGCGTTTATCTTTGAAGGCTGCAATGGCTGATGAAGGTGGCACGATTGCTCCTTTGGCTGGTGCTGCTGAAGTGGTGGCTGAAGAAGCCCCAGCTTCTGGCGAATCTGCTTAA
- a CDS encoding lipid-binding SYLF domain-containing protein, translated as MRPFIRPFIALFVLTLCVNQPVFAQFANPFGASKTVAQQREEVLKKNQQILKHLYAVEPKAKDLIEKAAGYATFSNFGMKILIAGGGTGTGVVMNKFSSKPIYMNMAEVQAGLGIGIKSTQTIFVFQNEAVLNNFVNSGWTFGGQMTAAAKYEKNGDAYQDATIVADGILMYQLTDSGLAAEVTGKGTKYYKDSTLN; from the coding sequence ATGCGCCCTTTTATCCGCCCATTCATTGCCCTCTTTGTATTAACGCTCTGCGTAAATCAACCTGTTTTTGCTCAATTTGCAAATCCATTTGGTGCAAGTAAGACCGTGGCCCAACAAAGAGAGGAAGTTCTTAAAAAGAACCAGCAAATCCTTAAACATCTGTATGCCGTTGAACCAAAAGCTAAGGATTTAATTGAAAAGGCAGCTGGATATGCAACTTTTAGCAATTTTGGGATGAAGATTTTGATTGCTGGCGGCGGAACCGGTACTGGCGTAGTGATGAATAAATTTAGCTCCAAGCCAATTTATATGAATATGGCCGAAGTTCAAGCAGGTTTGGGGATTGGTATTAAATCCACCCAAACTATTTTTGTATTTCAGAATGAGGCCGTACTAAATAACTTTGTAAATTCTGGCTGGACTTTTGGCGGCCAAATGACCGCCGCAGCAAAGTACGAAAAAAATGGTGACGCCTATCAAGATGCCACGATTGTTGCAGATGGAATATTAATGTATCAATTAACTGACTCAGGCCTTGCAGCAGAAGTCACTGGTAAAGGTACAAAGTATTACAAGGACAGCACCCTCAATTAA
- a CDS encoding phosphatidylserine decarboxylase: MMYPHPIIAKEGWPYLALIGIVTLPVHYIGGIAWSWPLWIIFIFVLQFFRDPQRIPAMGRDLVLSPADGRIVVVEKTNDPYADREALKISVFMNVFNVHSNRSAVNGLVKEIQYFPGKFVNADLDKASTENERNAVVIDANGHIVTLVQVAGLIARRILCYIHVGDRLKAGERYGFIRFGSRVDVYLPLTAEPLVSVGDKVFATNTALARLPGLD; encoded by the coding sequence GCTTTAATAGGGATTGTGACTTTGCCGGTTCACTATATTGGCGGCATTGCCTGGTCGTGGCCGTTGTGGATTATTTTCATTTTTGTTCTGCAGTTTTTCCGTGACCCACAGCGTATTCCTGCCATGGGTCGCGACCTTGTTTTATCGCCAGCCGATGGTCGTATTGTTGTTGTGGAAAAAACAAACGATCCTTATGCGGATCGTGAAGCGCTCAAAATTAGCGTTTTTATGAATGTATTTAATGTGCACTCTAATCGCAGCGCTGTTAATGGCTTGGTAAAAGAGATTCAGTACTTTCCGGGCAAATTTGTTAATGCCGATTTAGATAAAGCTTCCACTGAAAATGAGCGCAATGCTGTAGTGATTGATGCTAATGGCCACATTGTTACCCTGGTACAAGTGGCAGGTTTAATTGCGCGCCGTATTCTTTGCTACATTCATGTCGGTGATCGTTTAAAAGCGGGTGAGCGCTACGGCTTTATTCGCTTTGGATCACGTGTAGACGTTTATTTACCCCTCACTGCTGAACCATTGGTTTCTGTTGGTGATAAAGTATTTGCAACCAATACAGCTTTGGCGCGTTTGCCGGGCTTAGATTGA
- a CDS encoding 2-isopropylmalate synthase — MSDKVIIFDTTLRDGEQSPGASMTKDEKVRIARQLERLKVDVIEAGFAASSEGDFQAISAVAAAVKDSIVCSLARANDKDITRAADALQAANAKRIHAFLATSPLHMAVKLRMSPEEVLEQAKRSIRFARNLASDIEFSAEDGYRSEMDFLCRVVEAVINEGASTINIPDTVGYATPELYGDFIKTLRTRVPNSDKAVWSVHCHNDLGMAVANSLAGVKIGGARQIECTINGLGERAGNTALEEIVMALRTRKDYFDMVCGIDASQIVPASKLVSQITGFVVQPNKAVVGANAFAHTSGIHQDGILKNRDTYEIMRAEDVGWSANKIVLGKLSGRNAFKQRLQELGITVEAEADLNEAFTRFKALADQKSEIFDEDIIAIMSDSAAAEEGEHYHFISLSQHSETGERPKSRVIFRMGDKEVSSEAEGNGPVDASLNAIEEIAKSGAEQLLYSVNAITSGTQSQGEVTVRLSKGGRIVNGVGTDPDIIAASAKAYLSALNKLHDPSQAKLNAQMAP, encoded by the coding sequence ATGAGCGATAAAGTAATCATTTTTGACACCACCTTGCGTGATGGCGAGCAATCCCCTGGGGCATCAATGACCAAGGACGAGAAGGTCCGCATTGCCCGTCAATTAGAGCGCCTCAAAGTCGACGTGATTGAGGCTGGATTTGCAGCTAGCTCTGAAGGTGACTTTCAGGCGATATCTGCGGTTGCTGCAGCAGTAAAAGATTCTATTGTGTGCTCCTTGGCTAGAGCCAATGACAAGGACATTACTCGCGCTGCCGATGCTTTGCAGGCTGCCAATGCCAAGCGCATTCATGCATTTTTGGCAACGAGTCCCTTACATATGGCAGTTAAATTGCGCATGTCTCCAGAAGAGGTGTTAGAGCAAGCTAAGCGTTCGATTCGCTTTGCTCGTAATTTGGCATCGGATATTGAATTCTCCGCAGAAGATGGATATCGCTCAGAGATGGATTTCTTGTGCCGTGTCGTTGAAGCGGTAATTAATGAGGGCGCATCTACCATCAATATTCCCGATACCGTCGGCTATGCAACACCTGAGTTATATGGTGATTTCATCAAAACCTTGCGCACCCGCGTGCCCAATTCAGATAAGGCAGTTTGGTCTGTGCATTGTCATAACGACTTAGGCATGGCGGTTGCCAATTCATTGGCGGGCGTAAAAATTGGTGGCGCACGCCAGATCGAGTGCACGATCAATGGCCTTGGTGAGCGAGCAGGCAATACCGCTTTAGAAGAAATTGTGATGGCATTGCGCACTCGTAAGGATTACTTTGATATGGTGTGCGGTATCGATGCAAGCCAAATTGTTCCAGCATCCAAATTGGTTTCTCAAATTACTGGTTTTGTCGTTCAACCTAACAAAGCTGTTGTTGGCGCAAATGCCTTTGCACACACCTCAGGCATTCATCAAGATGGTATTTTGAAAAATCGTGATACCTATGAAATCATGCGTGCAGAAGATGTGGGCTGGTCTGCCAATAAGATTGTTTTGGGCAAGTTATCCGGCCGAAATGCTTTTAAGCAACGCTTGCAAGAATTGGGAATTACAGTTGAGGCTGAGGCTGATTTGAATGAGGCATTTACACGCTTTAAGGCATTGGCTGACCAAAAGTCTGAAATTTTTGATGAAGATATTATTGCCATCATGTCTGATTCAGCGGCAGCGGAAGAGGGCGAACACTACCACTTCATCAGCTTAAGTCAGCATTCTGAAACTGGCGAGCGTCCAAAGTCACGTGTCATTTTCCGCATGGGTGACAAGGAAGTGAGTTCTGAAGCTGAGGGTAATGGCCCAGTTGACGCTAGCTTGAATGCCATTGAAGAAATTGCCAAGAGCGGGGCAGAGCAGTTGCTCTATTCTGTGAATGCAATTACCTCTGGTACGCAATCACAAGGAGAGGTAACCGTACGTCTTTCTAAGGGTGGCCGTATTGTTAATGGGGTAGGAACTGATCCTGACATCATTGCCGCTTCAGCTAAAGCCTATTTGTCTGCTTTAAACAAATTGCATGATCCAAGTCAGGCTAAGCTAAATGCGCAAATGGCACCTTAA
- the secG gene encoding preprotein translocase subunit SecG, with translation MEWIKTLLIVLQVISALSVILLVLLQQGKGADMGAAFGSGASGSLFGASGSANFLSHATAIFAAVFFMCTIGITWVGNKKEVNPGVLSGTVAPAATPAAPVAPAQDPSKPAVPR, from the coding sequence GTGGAATGGATTAAAACTTTATTAATAGTTTTGCAGGTGATTTCAGCTTTGTCTGTGATCTTGCTGGTATTGCTGCAACAGGGTAAGGGCGCTGATATGGGTGCTGCCTTCGGATCGGGAGCATCAGGTAGCTTGTTTGGCGCCAGCGGTTCAGCCAACTTCCTGTCTCATGCAACAGCTATCTTTGCGGCGGTGTTTTTCATGTGCACCATCGGAATTACCTGGGTTGGCAATAAAAAAGAAGTAAACCCTGGAGTTCTATCTGGAACGGTAGCTCCGGCTGCAACTCCAGCGGCTCCAGTGGCTCCGGCTCAGGATCCAAGCAAACCTGCAGTTCCTAGATAA